One Polynucleobacter sp. MWH-Spelu-300-X4 genomic window carries:
- a CDS encoding phosphoadenylyl-sulfate reductase, with protein MSESTTATSLGRPVLWSIPASSLTPEQIEAKAQVLYERLQTIVAKHADVRFATSLAAEDMVVTDGIVKSGAKISLFTLETGRLHQETVAMVDTVEKHYGVSILRAYPEPKDVEAFIEQYGLNGFYDSEDAKKACCGARKIKPLNKALEGAKAWLTGQRREQAVTRSDLPFEELDDARHIAKYNPLFDWSESDVWAYLQYKNVPIHPLHLQGYPSIGCEPCTRAVKEGEDIRAGRWWWLQKDSKECGLHVK; from the coding sequence ATGAGTGAATCCACCACTGCTACTTCCTTAGGTCGCCCAGTCTTATGGTCGATTCCAGCATCTTCATTAACACCAGAACAAATTGAAGCTAAGGCGCAGGTTTTATATGAGCGTTTGCAAACCATTGTTGCGAAACATGCAGATGTTCGTTTTGCTACGAGTCTAGCCGCTGAAGATATGGTTGTGACAGATGGTATTGTGAAGTCTGGTGCCAAGATTTCATTATTTACTTTGGAGACAGGCCGTCTTCATCAAGAGACTGTGGCTATGGTCGATACAGTAGAGAAGCATTATGGTGTTTCTATTTTGCGTGCTTATCCTGAGCCAAAAGACGTCGAGGCATTTATTGAGCAATATGGTTTAAATGGTTTTTATGATAGCGAAGATGCCAAGAAAGCTTGTTGTGGTGCTCGTAAAATTAAGCCGTTAAATAAAGCGCTAGAAGGTGCAAAAGCTTGGTTGACAGGGCAGCGACGTGAGCAAGCAGTGACGCGCTCTGATTTACCTTTTGAAGAATTGGATGATGCGCGCCATATCGCCAAATATAATCCTTTGTTTGATTGGTCAGAGTCTGATGTTTGGGCGTACCTTCAATATAAAAACGTACCGATTCATCCGTTGCATTTGCAAGGTTATCCAAGTATTGGATGTGAGCCTTGCACGAGAGCGGTTAAAGAAGGTGAAGATATTCGTGCTGGACGCTGGTGGTGGTTGCAAAAAGACAGCAAAGAGTGCGGTTTGCATGTGAAATGA
- the cysD gene encoding sulfate adenylyltransferase subunit CysD, with product MNQEQLQNEHLDWLEAESIYIIREVAAQCSNPAMLFSGGKDSIVMFHLARKAFRFGDRPINLPFPLLHIDTGHNYPEVIQFRDDIVAKTGSKLVVGHVEDSIRKGTVRLRKETDSRNAAQATTLLEAIAEHKFDALMGGARRDEEKARAKERIFSFRDEFGQWDPKAQRPELWNLYNARIAQGENMRVFPISNWTELDVWQYIAREKLDLPSIYYAHQREVVRKNGLLVPVTNVTPKAADEVSETISVRFRTVGDISCTCPVLSTAATAEDIIKETAISEITERGATRMDDQTSEASMERRKKEGYF from the coding sequence ATGAATCAAGAACAACTACAAAATGAACATTTGGATTGGTTAGAAGCTGAATCCATTTACATCATTCGTGAGGTGGCAGCGCAATGCTCCAACCCTGCGATGTTATTTTCAGGCGGTAAAGATTCCATTGTGATGTTCCATTTGGCTCGTAAAGCCTTCCGCTTTGGTGATCGACCTATTAACTTACCATTTCCTTTATTGCATATTGATACAGGCCATAACTATCCTGAGGTTATTCAGTTTCGTGATGACATTGTTGCGAAAACGGGTTCTAAGTTAGTGGTGGGGCATGTTGAAGACTCTATTCGCAAAGGTACCGTGCGTTTGCGTAAGGAAACAGATTCACGTAACGCTGCACAGGCAACCACGTTGCTTGAAGCGATTGCTGAGCACAAATTTGATGCCTTAATGGGTGGTGCGCGTCGTGATGAAGAAAAAGCACGTGCTAAAGAACGTATTTTCTCTTTCCGAGATGAGTTTGGTCAGTGGGATCCAAAGGCGCAACGACCTGAATTGTGGAATCTTTATAACGCACGCATTGCTCAAGGTGAGAATATGCGCGTTTTCCCAATTTCTAATTGGACTGAGTTAGATGTATGGCAATACATTGCGCGCGAGAAATTGGATTTACCAAGTATTTACTATGCACACCAACGTGAAGTGGTGCGTAAAAATGGTTTATTGGTGCCAGTGACCAATGTGACACCTAAAGCTGCTGATGAGGTTAGTGAAACCATTAGCGTGCGCTTTAGAACGGTTGGCGATATTAGTTGTACTTGCCCGGTATTAAGTACAGCGGCTACAGCTGAAGACATTATTAAAGAAACTGCGATCTCCGAAATTACTGAGCGTGGCGCAACACGTATGGACGATCAAACAAGTGAAGCTTCAATGGAGCGTCGTAAAAAAGAGGGGTATTTCTGA
- a CDS encoding sulfate adenylyltransferase subunit 1 — translation MSQGVVRFITAGSVDDGKSTLIGRLLYDTKAVLADQLLALSKTKHARVTASDAAVDLALLTDGLEAEREQGITIDVAYRYFATAKRKFIVADAPGHEQYTRNLVTGASQADVAVLLVDATRVDLSVKPAGLLAQTKRHSAIVRLLGLRHVAVAVNKMDLLGFDEKVFNAIKESIEGLAKTLGLPAPHLIPVSALQGDNVVEKSDKTPWYQGPSLLQWLEGLDTSVVHKVQSLRFPVQYVARQDGSAADDFRGYLGRIESGSIKKGQKVTVLPSGLEATVSEIHVGNDHQAAHGAAGVDLAKAGQVIALRLAEDVDVSRGDLIVASESVDAPVLTKQISADICWLDSEPLSLARKYVLRHTTNTVFAKVKGIQQVLDVQTLSHGTDIHALNMNEIGRVDLVLQKPIAADLFDDAPSTGAFVLIDEATNHTVAAGMVRGATA, via the coding sequence ATGAGCCAGGGAGTTGTTAGATTTATTACAGCCGGTAGCGTTGATGACGGTAAAAGTACTTTAATTGGTCGTTTACTTTATGACACCAAGGCTGTATTAGCAGACCAGTTATTAGCGCTTTCTAAAACAAAGCATGCCCGTGTGACTGCTTCTGATGCCGCTGTTGATTTAGCTTTATTAACCGATGGTTTAGAGGCTGAGCGTGAACAAGGTATTACGATCGATGTGGCTTACCGCTATTTCGCAACGGCTAAAAGAAAATTCATTGTTGCCGATGCTCCAGGGCATGAGCAATATACGCGTAATTTGGTTACTGGAGCATCTCAGGCGGATGTGGCTGTTTTATTAGTAGATGCGACGCGCGTGGATTTGTCAGTTAAACCAGCTGGTTTATTGGCGCAAACGAAACGTCATTCAGCAATTGTGCGTTTATTAGGTTTGCGTCATGTGGCTGTAGCGGTAAATAAGATGGACTTGTTGGGTTTTGATGAGAAAGTTTTCAATGCCATTAAAGAGTCTATTGAAGGTTTGGCTAAAACATTAGGTCTTCCTGCACCTCATTTGATTCCTGTTTCTGCATTACAGGGAGATAACGTGGTTGAGAAAAGTGATAAGACTCCTTGGTATCAGGGACCTAGTTTGCTGCAATGGTTAGAAGGTTTAGATACCAGTGTGGTGCATAAGGTTCAGAGTCTGCGTTTCCCAGTTCAATATGTGGCGCGCCAAGACGGTAGTGCTGCTGATGATTTCCGCGGGTATTTGGGCCGTATTGAGTCTGGCAGTATTAAAAAAGGACAAAAAGTAACAGTATTGCCAAGTGGTTTGGAAGCGACGGTTTCTGAAATTCATGTCGGTAATGATCACCAAGCAGCGCATGGTGCCGCTGGGGTTGATCTTGCTAAAGCGGGGCAAGTTATTGCATTGCGTTTAGCTGAAGATGTGGATGTTTCGAGAGGTGATTTAATTGTTGCTTCCGAATCTGTTGATGCGCCAGTATTAACTAAACAAATTTCAGCGGATATTTGCTGGTTAGATAGCGAGCCACTTTCTTTGGCACGTAAGTATGTATTGCGTCACACCACCAATACGGTATTTGCCAAAGTTAAAGGTATTCAACAAGTGTTAGATGTGCAAACTTTGTCACATGGCACGGATATTCATGCGTTGAATATGAATGAAATTGGCCGTGTTGATTTGGTTTTACAAAAACCAATTGCCGCTGACTTATTCGATGATGCGCCAAGTACGGGGGCTTTTGTTTTGATTGATGAAGCAACTAACCACACTGTTGCTGCTGGCATGGTGCGTGGAGCTACTGCTTAA
- the cobA gene encoding uroporphyrinogen-III C-methyltransferase: MTKTSASIPQLGKVYLIGAGPGAADLITVRGAKLLAAADVVFHDALVEPEMLAYCPQAEKIAVGKRCGKHSTAQKFINKRLVDAAQKHQLIVRLKGGDPMIFGRADEEIAELQEAGIEVEVVPGITAALAAAASLKQSLTLRGVARSVAFSTQAKAVDATNGVNRAVDTANTSIDLPTADTLVIYMGRNEAVSIAKQLIAQGRVMTTPVRIIEAISTKRERSLSLTLAEMANGLASDWFDGQAPALLLVGAVFGNRLENTDILTNSRLSA; encoded by the coding sequence ATGACAAAGACATCTGCCTCCATTCCTCAATTAGGTAAGGTTTACCTAATCGGAGCTGGTCCTGGTGCTGCGGACTTGATTACAGTTCGTGGCGCTAAGTTATTGGCGGCTGCAGATGTGGTATTTCATGATGCTTTGGTTGAGCCGGAAATGCTGGCCTATTGCCCCCAAGCTGAAAAGATTGCTGTGGGCAAGCGTTGCGGTAAACATTCAACAGCGCAAAAATTTATCAATAAACGTTTAGTGGATGCCGCACAAAAGCATCAGTTGATTGTGCGTTTAAAAGGTGGCGACCCGATGATATTTGGTCGCGCTGATGAAGAGATTGCTGAGTTGCAAGAAGCTGGTATCGAAGTTGAGGTAGTTCCAGGCATTACAGCTGCTCTAGCTGCTGCTGCAAGCTTAAAGCAATCCCTGACTTTAAGAGGTGTGGCCAGAAGTGTTGCATTTAGTACTCAGGCGAAAGCTGTAGATGCAACCAATGGAGTAAATAGAGCTGTGGATACTGCTAATACATCTATAGATTTGCCAACAGCGGATACGCTTGTTATTTATATGGGGCGTAATGAAGCGGTATCTATTGCTAAGCAGTTAATTGCTCAAGGTCGAGTAATGACGACTCCAGTCAGAATTATTGAGGCCATTAGTACTAAGCGTGAGAGAAGTTTGTCGTTAACTCTAGCTGAGATGGCTAATGGCCTAGCTAGTGATTGGTTTGATGGCCAGGCGCCTGCTTTACTATTAGTTGGCGCAGTATTTGGCAATCGCCTCGAGAACACCGATATCCTCACCAACAGCCGCCTTAGCGCCTAA
- a CDS encoding sirohydrochlorin chelatase yields MSTASTTTSLDKTAIVLFAHGARDERWKEPFLKLQAIIKKNNPSQRVELAFLELMTPALPELIDSLVAEGCLEILVIPVFFGQGGHMRRDFPAILAACQGKHPQVRLGAKAAVGEDIGVLEAIAKYCAN; encoded by the coding sequence ATGTCAACGGCAAGCACAACAACCTCTCTTGATAAAACAGCCATTGTTTTATTTGCTCACGGGGCAAGAGATGAACGTTGGAAAGAACCTTTCTTAAAGCTTCAAGCCATTATTAAGAAAAATAATCCATCTCAAAGAGTTGAGCTGGCATTTCTAGAATTAATGACTCCCGCTCTACCTGAATTGATTGATAGCTTAGTGGCTGAAGGCTGTTTGGAAATCCTAGTTATCCCCGTATTTTTCGGGCAAGGTGGTCACATGAGAAGAGATTTTCCTGCCATCCTAGCAGCATGCCAAGGTAAACATCCTCAGGTTCGATTAGGCGCTAAGGCGGCTGTTGGTGAGGATATCGGTGTTCTCGAGGCGATTGCCAAATACTGCGCCAACTAA